In Plantibacter sp. PA-3-X8, one DNA window encodes the following:
- a CDS encoding DUF58 domain-containing protein — MSETLEQRADTAPDGSGPVRTATVGAPAEAGPEGPDAHIDGAPAPARRPNPFRSALDGVGAVVVPWARVVWSAAQPVLAVVSGLGWVVLAIGVIATVAGFILGWAELVFLGFVPLAALLASVAYLFGRSTFRISIHLNPSRVTVGERAIGQVLIANPGNRATTPTRLEVPVGYGLAEFAIPAIPKDGEHEELFAVPTNRRAVIPAGPAVSVRGDQLGLLRREVRWTEPVELFVHPETTRLHPTAAGLIRDLEGLVTKTITNNDISFHALRGYVPGDDRRYIHWKSSAKTGQLMVRQFEETRRSQLTMVMTTDSRYYADDEDEFELAVSLTASIATQVILDQVPISVVTDRLALRTHTVTSFLDDSCRLQLAEGTFDTPRTFARETTKRLPAPSVVIIVAGSRLEAQEYRGIQRLFGPDVNVFGIRVERGARAGIKDVAGMNVMTVGALSDLAKVMSRAL, encoded by the coding sequence ATGAGCGAGACCCTCGAGCAGCGCGCCGACACCGCGCCGGACGGATCCGGGCCGGTCCGCACGGCGACGGTCGGCGCGCCTGCCGAGGCGGGGCCCGAGGGTCCCGATGCGCACATCGATGGCGCGCCGGCTCCCGCTCGACGGCCGAACCCGTTCCGCAGCGCGCTCGACGGCGTCGGTGCCGTCGTCGTGCCCTGGGCCAGGGTCGTCTGGTCGGCTGCGCAGCCCGTGCTCGCTGTCGTCAGCGGCCTCGGCTGGGTCGTGCTCGCGATCGGCGTCATCGCGACCGTCGCCGGCTTCATCCTGGGGTGGGCGGAGCTCGTCTTCCTCGGCTTCGTGCCGCTGGCCGCGTTGCTGGCCTCCGTCGCGTACCTCTTCGGGCGGTCGACCTTCCGCATCTCCATCCACTTGAACCCCAGCCGCGTCACCGTCGGGGAGCGCGCGATCGGGCAGGTCCTCATCGCCAACCCCGGCAACCGCGCCACGACGCCCACGCGCCTCGAGGTCCCCGTGGGCTACGGCCTCGCGGAGTTCGCCATCCCGGCGATCCCGAAGGACGGCGAGCACGAGGAGCTGTTCGCCGTCCCGACGAACCGGCGAGCCGTCATCCCGGCCGGGCCTGCCGTGTCGGTCCGCGGCGACCAGCTCGGTCTGCTGCGCCGCGAGGTGCGCTGGACGGAACCGGTCGAGCTCTTCGTGCACCCTGAGACCACGCGGCTCCACCCGACGGCCGCCGGTCTCATCCGCGACCTCGAGGGCCTCGTCACGAAGACCATCACGAACAACGACATCTCCTTCCACGCGCTCCGCGGGTACGTCCCCGGTGATGACCGCCGCTACATCCACTGGAAGTCCTCCGCGAAGACGGGCCAGCTCATGGTGCGGCAGTTCGAGGAGACTCGGCGGTCGCAGCTCACCATGGTGATGACGACCGACTCCCGCTACTACGCCGACGATGAGGACGAGTTCGAGTTGGCGGTGTCGCTCACCGCGTCGATCGCGACCCAGGTGATCCTCGACCAGGTGCCGATCAGCGTCGTGACCGACCGGCTCGCGCTGCGGACCCACACCGTGACCTCCTTCCTCGACGACAGCTGCAGGCTGCAGCTCGCCGAGGGCACCTTCGACACCCCACGCACCTTCGCCCGGGAGACCACGAAGCGTCTGCCTGCACCGAGTGTCGTCATCATCGTCGCCGGTTCGCGGCTCGAGGCACAGGAGTACCGGGGGATCCAACGCCTCTTCGGTCCCGACGTCAACGTGTTCGGCATCCGCGTCGAACGCGGTGCACGGGCCGGCATCAAGGACGTCGCCGGGATGAACGTCATGACGGTCGGGGCACTGAGCGACCTCGCCAAGGTCATGTCGAGGGCCCTGTGA
- a CDS encoding transglutaminase-like domain-containing protein: protein MSGVDERTTVRPGRVPAGSAADVDVQGIVPTFVAPWPLPGRSWIDLVVVFVLAALGLLGFGAALSGTGFLLAGLGGLALGMGVGVASHALRLNALLTGLSTVLVFYVFGSALAMPSVATFAILPNLRTLGGISIGAVFGWKDFVTLQTPLSAPAYIMTLPYVAGMLVGVVSAVLAVRWLPRRPQVAVRCAVLLVGPTVLYALGVLLGTQTPFLAAVRGIAFALIALLWLGWRPGAGRGENAAASTTAVLRRKKIIGTAVLAAVAVVVGGGAAVVASPPTDSRFVLREVVTPPFDPLEYPSPLAGFREYTKDLAETKLFTATGLKPGDRIRLAAMDSYDGRLWTVSGPSTATDGSGAFELVGDHLPGPKLITAGSDRRVSIDITGYDDIWVPSVGYPSALTLDGKASERSEDIRYNAESGAAVITSGIGTGDDYEERTTTQAVPSDTALATTPTAAVELPPVTNIPDIVVAKASEFVGTETTPMGQLRAIEQTLRTTGFLSHGLASDSSPSRAGHGADRMSELFTRTPMVGDEEQYASAFALMARSLGYPARVVMGFAPEVTEGQGSVQVVGDDVTAWVEVPFEGYGWVAFSPTPDETEIPQDQDPKPKTEPQPQVRQPPRSDSLDDSLLTEASIDDGDDKDKNDGLVIPEWVWWLALIVGVPVSLYFIPLLAISGAKRRRTKRRRAGSGDRSAAGAWDELIDRYAELGYTVPPAATRSATASMLGAQEPEGATTLTVLAGTTDDVVFSGRDVDDTTADELWQRSEAEASRAQGALGWFARQRSRFRYRAKRSLVSRLQPSGALARRAAWDQRAAGRR, encoded by the coding sequence GTGAGCGGGGTCGACGAGCGCACGACCGTGCGCCCCGGACGCGTTCCCGCCGGCTCGGCCGCGGACGTCGACGTCCAGGGCATCGTCCCGACCTTCGTCGCGCCGTGGCCGTTGCCCGGCCGCTCCTGGATCGACCTCGTGGTCGTCTTCGTCCTCGCGGCCCTCGGCCTGCTCGGCTTCGGTGCGGCGCTCAGCGGCACCGGCTTCCTCCTCGCCGGCCTCGGCGGTCTCGCGCTCGGCATGGGGGTCGGTGTCGCCTCCCACGCGCTCCGGCTGAACGCCCTCCTGACCGGTCTCTCGACCGTCCTCGTCTTCTACGTCTTCGGCAGTGCCCTGGCGATGCCGTCGGTCGCGACGTTCGCGATCCTCCCGAACCTGCGGACCCTCGGTGGGATCAGCATCGGGGCGGTGTTCGGGTGGAAGGACTTCGTCACCCTGCAGACCCCGCTGAGCGCGCCCGCCTACATCATGACCCTGCCCTACGTCGCGGGGATGCTCGTCGGGGTGGTCTCCGCCGTGCTCGCCGTCCGCTGGCTGCCGCGCCGTCCGCAGGTCGCCGTGCGCTGCGCCGTCCTGCTCGTCGGCCCGACCGTACTGTACGCGCTCGGCGTCCTCCTCGGTACGCAGACGCCCTTCCTGGCGGCCGTCCGCGGGATCGCGTTCGCGCTGATCGCCCTCCTCTGGCTCGGGTGGCGGCCGGGTGCCGGTCGTGGCGAGAACGCGGCGGCGTCGACCACCGCCGTCCTCCGTCGCAAGAAGATCATCGGCACGGCCGTCCTCGCCGCGGTCGCGGTCGTCGTCGGCGGCGGCGCGGCCGTGGTCGCCTCACCGCCCACGGACTCCCGGTTCGTCCTCCGCGAGGTCGTCACCCCGCCGTTCGACCCCCTGGAGTACCCGAGCCCGCTCGCCGGGTTCCGCGAGTACACGAAGGACCTCGCCGAGACGAAGCTCTTCACCGCCACCGGCCTCAAGCCGGGGGATCGGATCCGTCTGGCGGCCATGGACAGCTACGACGGACGCCTGTGGACCGTCTCGGGACCGTCCACGGCGACCGACGGCTCCGGTGCCTTCGAACTCGTCGGCGACCACTTGCCCGGACCGAAGCTCATCACGGCCGGTAGCGACCGTCGGGTGTCGATCGACATCACCGGCTACGACGACATCTGGGTGCCCAGTGTCGGATATCCGAGCGCGCTCACCCTCGACGGTAAGGCGTCCGAGCGATCCGAGGACATCCGCTACAACGCCGAGAGCGGCGCGGCCGTCATCACCTCGGGCATCGGCACGGGCGACGACTACGAGGAGCGGACCACGACGCAGGCCGTCCCGAGCGACACGGCCCTCGCGACGACACCGACCGCAGCGGTCGAGCTGCCGCCCGTCACGAACATCCCCGACATCGTCGTCGCGAAGGCCTCGGAGTTCGTCGGAACCGAGACGACGCCCATGGGGCAGCTGCGCGCGATCGAGCAGACCCTCCGCACCACCGGGTTCCTCAGCCACGGGCTCGCCTCGGACAGCTCTCCGTCACGCGCCGGCCACGGTGCGGACCGGATGTCGGAGCTGTTCACCCGCACACCGATGGTCGGCGACGAGGAGCAGTACGCGTCGGCGTTCGCGCTCATGGCCCGCTCGCTCGGCTACCCCGCGCGGGTCGTCATGGGCTTCGCGCCCGAGGTGACCGAGGGCCAGGGTTCGGTGCAGGTCGTCGGAGACGACGTGACGGCGTGGGTCGAGGTGCCCTTCGAGGGCTACGGCTGGGTGGCGTTCTCACCGACCCCCGATGAGACCGAGATCCCGCAGGACCAGGACCCGAAGCCCAAGACCGAGCCGCAGCCGCAGGTGCGTCAGCCGCCGCGCAGCGACAGCCTCGACGACAGCCTCCTCACCGAGGCCTCGATCGACGATGGCGACGACAAGGACAAGAACGACGGACTCGTGATCCCGGAGTGGGTCTGGTGGCTCGCGCTGATCGTGGGTGTCCCGGTGTCGCTGTACTTCATCCCGCTCCTCGCCATCTCCGGCGCGAAGCGTCGGCGGACGAAGCGTCGCCGCGCGGGCAGTGGTGACCGCAGCGCCGCCGGTGCGTGGGACGAGCTGATCGACCGCTACGCCGAGCTCGGGTACACGGTGCCCCCGGCCGCCACGCGGTCGGCCACGGCGTCCATGCTCGGTGCCCAGGAACCAGAGGGCGCGACCACGCTCACCGTGCTCGCGGGGACGACCGACGATGTCGTCTTCTCCGGTCGTGACGTGGACGACACGACGGCCGACGAGCTGTGGCAGCGGTCGGAGGCCGAGGCCTCCCGGGCACAGGGAGCGCTCGGCTGGTTCGCCCGCCAGCGGAGCCGGTTCCGCTACCGCGCGAAGCGCAGTCTCGTGAGCCGGCTGCAGCCGTCCGGTGCGCTCGCCCGTCGAGCAGCATGGGACCAGCGCGCCGCCGGGCGGCGCTGA
- a CDS encoding spermidine/putrescine ABC transporter substrate-binding protein, whose product MERSLETSVSQAVDAWLRWLPRWHPAAHRGRTRICRRCIGSPILRAAGLVDDVPHQVQHGLATRMKALVDHAVAEYTERNLPVLRAELRAADLREAQRAYRPGEGLDPEFDGLQLDPDPDPEQPYLFTLAELGESQARAVPPPPPLSDDAKEALRTEIALADQCANETGRRICELLVGHRLAIHDAVERYVEPQVTALLDDLALELDSPTSPW is encoded by the coding sequence ATGGAGCGCTCGCTCGAGACCAGCGTGAGTCAGGCCGTCGACGCCTGGCTCCGGTGGCTGCCGCGCTGGCACCCCGCCGCCCACCGTGGACGCACCCGGATCTGCCGCCGGTGCATCGGGTCGCCGATCCTCCGGGCGGCCGGCCTCGTCGACGACGTCCCGCACCAGGTGCAGCACGGCCTGGCCACCCGGATGAAGGCCCTCGTCGACCACGCGGTGGCGGAGTACACCGAGCGGAACCTCCCCGTCCTCCGCGCCGAACTGCGCGCGGCGGACCTGCGCGAGGCGCAGCGTGCCTACCGCCCCGGGGAGGGGCTCGACCCGGAGTTCGACGGGTTGCAGCTCGACCCCGACCCGGATCCCGAGCAGCCCTACCTCTTCACCCTCGCGGAGCTCGGCGAATCCCAGGCGAGGGCCGTCCCGCCACCCCCGCCGTTGTCGGACGACGCGAAGGAGGCGCTGCGCACCGAGATCGCCCTCGCCGACCAGTGCGCGAACGAGACCGGGCGCCGCATCTGCGAACTCCTCGTCGGGCACCGCCTCGCCATCCACGACGCCGTGGAGCGGTACGTCGAACCGCAGGTCACCGCGCTCCTCGACGACCTCGCACTGGAGCTGGATTCCCCCACCTCGCCCTGGTAG
- the rpsL gene encoding 30S ribosomal protein S12, which translates to MPTIQQLVRKGRSPKVVKTKAPALKSNPQQAGVCTRVYTTTPKKPNSAMRKVARVKLRNGTEVTAYIPGEGHNLQEHSLVLVRGGRVKDLPGVRYKIVRGALDTQAVKNRKQARSRYGAKMEKK; encoded by the coding sequence GTGCCAACCATTCAGCAGTTGGTTCGGAAGGGCCGCAGCCCCAAGGTCGTCAAGACCAAGGCGCCCGCCCTGAAGAGCAACCCCCAGCAGGCCGGCGTGTGCACCCGCGTGTACACCACCACCCCGAAGAAGCCGAACTCGGCGATGCGCAAGGTCGCCCGCGTGAAGCTGCGCAACGGCACCGAGGTCACCGCGTACATCCCCGGTGAGGGCCACAACCTCCAGGAGCACTCGCTGGTCCTGGTCCGTGGTGGTCGTGTGAAGGACCTCCCGGGTGTCCGTTACAAGATCGTCCGTGGCGCCCTCGACACGCAGGCCGTCAAGAACCGCAAGCAGGCTCGCAGCCGCTACGGCGCGAAGATGGAGAAGAAGTAA
- the rpsG gene encoding 30S ribosomal protein S7, which translates to MPRKGPAPKRPVVADPVYGAPIVSQLVNKILLDGKKGLAERIVYDALEGVTAKNQGDAVVTLKKALDNVRPTLEVRSRRVGGSTYQVPVEVKPHRANTLALRWLVSYAKGRREKTMTERLQNEILDASNGLGAAVKRREDTHKMAESNKAFAHYRW; encoded by the coding sequence ATGCCTCGCAAGGGTCCAGCTCCGAAGCGTCCCGTCGTCGCCGATCCCGTCTACGGCGCCCCCATCGTCAGCCAGCTCGTCAACAAGATCCTGCTGGACGGCAAGAAGGGCCTCGCTGAGCGCATCGTCTACGACGCACTCGAAGGCGTCACCGCCAAGAACCAGGGCGACGCCGTCGTCACGCTCAAGAAGGCGCTCGACAACGTCCGCCCGACCCTCGAGGTGCGTTCGCGCCGCGTCGGTGGTTCCACCTACCAGGTGCCGGTCGAGGTCAAGCCTCACCGCGCCAACACCCTCGCCCTGCGCTGGCTCGTGAGCTACGCGAAGGGCCGCCGCGAGAAGACGATGACCGAGCGTCTCCAGAACGAGATCCTCGACGCATCGAACGGTCTCGGTGCAGCCGTCAAGCGTCGTGAAGACACGCACAAGATGGCCGAGTCGAACAAGGCGTTCGCGCACTACCGCTGGTAG
- the fusA gene encoding elongation factor G: MAQDVLTDLNKVRNIGIMAHIDAGKTTTTERILFYTGVNHKIGETHDGASTMDWMAQEQERGITITSAATTCFWNKNQINIIDTPGHVDFTVEVERSLRVLDGAVAVFDGKEGVEPQSETVWRQADKYDVPRICFVNKMDKLGADFYFTVDTIISRLGAKPLVIQLPIGAESSFEGVVDLVEMRALTWRGDAKGDVEMGAKYAIEEIPEDLKEKAAEYRTALLEAVAETDDALMEKYFGGEELTVAEIKAAIRHLTITSTMYPVLCGSAFKNRGVQPMLDAVIDYLPSPLDVPAIEAHDARDEEKVVERHPDSTEPFTALAFKVAVHPFFGRLTYVRVYSGRLDSGAQIINSTKGKKERIGKIFQMHANKENPVDFVTAGHIYAVIGLKDTTTGDTLSDPQHQVVLESMSFPEPVIEVAIEPKTKADQEKLGTAIQKLAEEDPTFRTEQNTETGQTVIKGMGELHLDILVDRMKREFNVEANVGKPQVAYRETIKRKVEKYGYTHKKQTGGSGQFAKIQFDLEPMDVTPETTYEFVNAVTGGRIPREYIPSIDAGFQDALQVGGLAGYPVVGVKAIITDGAAHDVDSSEMAFKIAGSMGLKEAYSRANPVLLEPLMAVEVRTPEEYMGDVIGDLNSRRGQIQSMDDATGVKVIRANVPLSEMFGYIGDLRSKTSGRAVYSMTFESYAEVPKAVADEIIQKNKGE, translated from the coding sequence GTGGCACAAGACGTGCTCACCGACCTGAACAAGGTCCGCAACATCGGCATCATGGCCCACATCGATGCCGGCAAGACCACCACCACCGAGCGCATCCTGTTCTACACGGGCGTCAACCACAAGATCGGCGAGACCCACGACGGTGCGTCGACGATGGACTGGATGGCGCAGGAGCAGGAGCGCGGCATCACCATCACGTCCGCCGCGACGACCTGCTTCTGGAACAAGAACCAGATCAACATCATCGACACCCCCGGCCACGTCGACTTCACGGTCGAGGTCGAGCGTTCGCTCCGCGTCCTCGACGGCGCGGTCGCGGTGTTCGACGGCAAGGAGGGCGTCGAGCCCCAGTCCGAGACCGTCTGGCGTCAGGCCGACAAGTACGACGTGCCGCGCATCTGCTTCGTCAACAAGATGGACAAGCTCGGCGCCGACTTCTACTTCACCGTCGACACGATCATCAGCCGCCTCGGCGCGAAGCCGCTGGTCATCCAGCTGCCGATCGGTGCCGAGTCCAGCTTCGAGGGCGTCGTCGACCTCGTCGAGATGCGTGCGCTCACCTGGCGCGGAGACGCCAAGGGTGACGTCGAGATGGGCGCCAAGTACGCCATCGAGGAGATCCCGGAAGACCTCAAGGAGAAGGCGGCCGAGTACCGCACCGCGCTCCTCGAGGCCGTCGCCGAGACCGACGACGCACTCATGGAGAAGTACTTCGGTGGCGAAGAGCTGACCGTCGCGGAGATCAAGGCCGCGATCCGTCACCTCACCATCACGAGCACCATGTACCCGGTCCTCTGTGGCTCCGCGTTCAAGAACCGCGGCGTCCAGCCGATGCTCGACGCCGTCATCGACTACCTCCCCTCCCCGCTCGACGTCCCGGCCATCGAGGCCCACGACGCGCGCGACGAGGAGAAGGTCGTGGAGCGTCACCCCGACTCGACCGAGCCCTTCACCGCGCTCGCGTTCAAGGTCGCGGTGCACCCGTTCTTCGGTCGCCTGACGTACGTCCGCGTCTACTCGGGTCGTCTCGACTCCGGTGCGCAGATCATCAACTCGACCAAGGGCAAGAAGGAGCGCATCGGGAAGATCTTCCAGATGCACGCCAACAAGGAGAACCCGGTCGACTTCGTCACCGCCGGTCACATCTACGCGGTCATCGGCCTGAAGGACACCACCACCGGTGACACCCTGTCCGACCCGCAGCACCAGGTCGTCCTCGAGTCGATGAGCTTCCCGGAGCCCGTCATCGAGGTCGCGATCGAGCCGAAGACAAAGGCCGACCAGGAGAAGCTGGGCACCGCGATCCAGAAGCTGGCCGAAGAGGACCCGACGTTCCGCACCGAGCAGAACACCGAGACCGGCCAGACGGTCATCAAGGGCATGGGCGAGCTCCACCTCGACATCCTCGTCGACCGCATGAAGCGCGAGTTCAACGTCGAGGCCAACGTCGGCAAGCCGCAGGTCGCGTACCGCGAGACCATCAAGCGCAAGGTCGAGAAGTACGGCTACACGCACAAGAAGCAGACCGGTGGTTCGGGTCAGTTCGCGAAGATCCAGTTCGATCTGGAGCCGATGGACGTCACTCCGGAGACGACCTACGAGTTCGTGAACGCCGTGACCGGTGGTCGCATCCCGCGCGAGTACATCCCGTCGATCGACGCCGGTTTCCAGGACGCCCTGCAGGTCGGTGGCCTCGCCGGCTACCCGGTCGTGGGTGTCAAGGCGATCATCACCGATGGTGCGGCGCACGACGTCGACTCCTCGGAGATGGCGTTCAAGATCGCCGGCTCGATGGGTCTCAAGGAGGCCTACTCGCGTGCCAACCCCGTCCTCCTCGAGCCGCTCATGGCGGTCGAGGTGCGTACTCCTGAGGAGTACATGGGCGACGTCATCGGAGACCTCAACTCGCGCCGTGGACAGATCCAGTCCATGGACGACGCCACCGGCGTCAAGGTCATCCGTGCCAACGTGCCGCTCTCCGAGATGTTCGGCTACATCGGCGACCTCCGGTCGAAGACCTCTGGTCGTGCCGTGTACTCGATGACGTTCGAGAGCTACGCGGAGGTCCCGAAGGCTGTCGCCGACGAGATCATCCAGAAGAACAAGGGCGAGTAG
- the tuf gene encoding elongation factor Tu: protein MAKAKFERTKPHVNIGTIGHVDHGKTTLTAAISKVLADKFPSATNVQRDFASIDSAPEERQRGITINISHVEYETPKRHYAHVDAPGHADYIKNMITGAAQMDGAILVVAATDGPMAQTREHVLLAKQVGVPYLLVALNKSDMVDDEEILELVELEVSELLASQGFAEDAPVVRVSGLKALEGDEKWVQSILDLMDAVDANVPDPVRDKDKPFLMPIEDVFTITGRGTVVTGRAERGTLAINSEVEIVGIRPTQKTIVTGIEMFHKQLDEAWAGENCGLLLRGTKREDVERGQVVVKPGSVTPHTNFEGTAYILSKDEGGRHNPFYANYRPQFYFRTTDVTGVITLPEGTEMVMPGDTTDMTVELIQPIAMEVGLGYAIREGGRTVGAGTVTKVLA from the coding sequence GTGGCAAAGGCCAAGTTCGAGCGGACCAAGCCGCACGTCAACATCGGTACGATCGGTCACGTCGACCACGGCAAGACCACGCTCACCGCGGCGATCTCGAAGGTCCTGGCGGACAAGTTCCCGTCCGCGACCAACGTGCAGCGCGACTTCGCGTCGATCGACTCCGCGCCGGAAGAGCGTCAGCGTGGTATCACGATCAACATCTCGCACGTCGAGTACGAGACCCCGAAGCGCCACTACGCGCACGTCGACGCCCCCGGTCACGCTGACTACATCAAGAACATGATCACCGGTGCTGCGCAGATGGACGGCGCGATCCTGGTCGTCGCCGCCACTGACGGCCCGATGGCTCAGACGCGTGAGCACGTGCTGCTCGCCAAGCAGGTCGGCGTCCCCTACCTGCTCGTCGCGCTGAACAAGTCCGACATGGTCGACGACGAGGAGATCCTGGAGCTCGTCGAGCTCGAGGTCTCCGAGCTGCTCGCCTCGCAGGGCTTCGCTGAGGACGCACCGGTCGTCCGCGTCTCGGGCCTCAAGGCGCTCGAGGGCGACGAGAAGTGGGTGCAGAGCATCCTCGACCTCATGGACGCCGTGGACGCCAACGTCCCCGACCCCGTGCGCGACAAGGACAAGCCCTTCCTCATGCCGATCGAGGACGTCTTCACGATCACCGGTCGTGGAACCGTCGTCACGGGCCGCGCCGAGCGTGGCACGCTCGCGATCAACTCCGAGGTCGAGATCGTCGGCATCCGCCCGACGCAGAAGACGATCGTCACGGGTATCGAGATGTTCCACAAGCAGCTCGACGAGGCATGGGCCGGCGAGAACTGTGGTCTCCTGCTCCGTGGCACGAAGCGTGAAGACGTCGAGCGCGGCCAGGTCGTCGTGAAGCCGGGTTCGGTCACGCCGCACACGAACTTCGAGGGCACCGCGTACATCCTGTCCAAGGATGAGGGTGGGCGTCACAACCCGTTCTACGCGAACTACCGTCCGCAGTTCTACTTCCGCACCACCGACGTCACCGGCGTCATCACGCTGCCCGAGGGCACCGAGATGGTCATGCCCGGCGACACCACCGACATGACCGTTGAGCTGATCCAGCCCATCGCCATGGAGGTCGGCCTCGGCTACGCCATCCGTGAGGGTGGCCGCACCGTCGGCGCCGGCACCGTCACCAAGGTGCTCGCGTAA